One window of Lacerta agilis isolate rLacAgi1 chromosome 14, rLacAgi1.pri, whole genome shotgun sequence genomic DNA carries:
- the LOC117057818 gene encoding olfactory receptor 2A12-like — translation MPFAKCYIQMFAGIYLGGTECFLLAVMAYDRYVAISSPLRYMIIMNWRVCIVLAIASWTMAFLLAIVPCLAKPAHFCGHNEVDHFACELTALMKLMCSDMAVSQLIMYFTSTFTVLFPFCLILFSYARIIVTILRIDSSGGRKKAFSTCGSHLAVVVVFFGNAIVQYIKPQSKDNQDSDKIIFVFNAAIIPMLNPLIYILRNQDVLGALKRLTWRKM, via the coding sequence ATGCCTTTTGCTAAATGTTACATTCAAATGTTTGCTGGCATATACCTAGGAGGAACGGAATGTTTCCTGTTAGCAGTCATGGCTTATGACCGGTATGTTGCCATCTCCAGTCCACTGCGTTATATGATTATCATGAACTGGAGAGTTTGCATTGTTTTGGCTATTGCATCATGGACAATGGCTTTCTTGCTAGCTATCGTTCCCTGTCTTGCAAAACCAGCCCACTTCTGTGGACACAATGAGGTGGATCATTTTGCGTGTGAGCTCACAGCCCTCATGAAGTTGATGTGTTCAGACATGGCTGTGAGCCAACTGATCATGTACTTTACCAGCACCTTCACAGTACTTTTCCCTTTCTGCTTGATCCTTTTTTCCTACGCACGTATAATTGTGACCATTTTGAGAATAGATTCATCTGGTGGCAGAAAGAAAGCTTTCTCTACTTGTGGATCTCACCTGGCTGTGGTGGTGGTTTTCTTTGGAAATGCTATAGTCCAATACATCAAGCCGCAATCTAAGGACAATCAGGATAGTGATAAAATTATTTTTGTCTTTAATGCAGCAATAATACCTATGTTAAACCCTTTAATCTATATACTGAGAAACCAAGATGTGCTCGGGGCACTTAAAAGACTGACATGGAGGAAAATGTAA